The genome window AAAACTTCCGAACAAAGCGGGTAGGATCGCGAAGTATTTTGCGACGTCGTTGGCGATGCTGAACGTAGTCAACGCTCCTCTCGTCATCAAAAGTTGTTTTCCGATTTCCACGATCTCAATGAGTTTGCTGGGATTGCTGTCGAGATCGATCATGTTTCCGGCTTCTCTCGCGGTCTGTGTTCCCGTATTCATCGCAACTCCCACGTCGGATTGTGCGAGAGCGGGAGCGTCGTTGGTTCCGTCGCCGATCATTGCGACAAGAAAACCCTTGCTTTGTTGTTCTCGAATTTTTTTGAGTTTGGTTTCGGGTGTCGCTTCCGCGAGAAAATCGTCCACTCCCGCTTCCGCCGCGATCGCCGCCGCAGTGAGTTGATTGTCTCCCGTGATCATCACGGTTCTGATTCCCATCTTTCTTAAGCTCGCGAATCTTTCCTTGAGACCGCCTTTGACGATGTCCTTGAGCTCGATCACTCCGAGAAGTTTATCGTTTTCCGCGACAAGGATCGGCGTGCTTCCTCGTTGTGCGATCATTCGAATCACGTTCTCCATCTCTTCCGAAATTTTTTGACTAAAGTTGTAAAGATAGACACGGATCGCATCTCCCGCGCCTTTTCGGATTCTGCGCACGACGACTCCTTCTTTTTTGAAATCGACTCCGCTCATCTTTGTGGAAGCGCTGAACGGAATAAATTCTCCCTCCATCTCGCCGAGATTTCTTTCCCGAAAGCCAAACTTCTCTTTTGCTAATACGACAACGGATCTTCCTTCGGGAGTTTCGTCTGCGAGAGAGGATAGTTGCGCCACATCCGCGAGATATTTTTCTTCCACTCCCTTTGCAGGGAAGAATGCCCGCGCCTCCCTGTTGCCCAGCGTGATCGTTCCGGTTTTATCCAAAAGAAGAATGTCGATGTCGCCCGCGGCCTCGATCGCTTTTCCGCTTTTGGAAATCACGTTAAACCGAATGAGACGTTCCATGCCGGATATTCCGATCGCCGAAAGAAGACCCGCGATGGTGGTAGGAATCAAACAAACAAGAAGGGAAATCAAAACGGGAATCGACAGATCCGCTTTTTCTCCTCCTTCCTTTGCCACGAATTCGGCGAAAAAAGGAAGGCTCATCACGGCGATGAGAAAAATAAAAGACAACCCGGAAAGGAGCATCGTCAAAGCGATTTCATTCGGAGTCTTTTGACGTTTGGCGCCTTCGACGAGCGCGATCATCTTATCGAGAAACGTGTTTCCCTGTTCCGCAGTTACGCGCATCACGATCCTGTCGCTTAACACTCGGGTTCCGCCGGTAACCGCGCTACGATCTCCGCCGCTTTCGCGAACGACGGGGGCCGATTCTCCCGTGATCGCGGATTCGTCCACGCTTGCGATCCCTTCTATGATTTCCCCGTCGCCGGGAATCAAATCGCCCGCTTCGCAGACGACTATATCACCGATTTTTAATGTAGGTCCGGGCACCGTTTGCAGGTTTCCGCCTACCATCTTTTTGGCGACGATATTGGATCGTGTTTTTTTAAGGCTATCCGTTCTTGCTTTTCCCCTTCCTTCCGCGATCGCTTCCGCGAAATTTGCGAACAAAACGGTGAACCAAAGCCAAAGCCCGATCTGTAGATTAAAGGAAGAATAGTTTCCTGCGAACAGATCCTTAAAGAAGATCCAGGCAGTGAACAACGCCCCCAAAAAAACGATAAACATCACCGGATTCTTCATTTGGGAACGAAGACTCAATTTTTTAAAGGAATTTACGTACGCCTCCTTTATGACTCCGGACTCGAAAAATACCTTTGATTTGCGACTCATTCGATTCTCCTTAAAACGAAGCGCCTTGAAACATTATAAAATGCTCAAGTATCGGACCGATCGTCAGCGCCGGAAAGAAGGTCAAAGCCCCCACGATCACGATTACGGATAAAAGAAGTGCGTAGAAGGTTCCGCCTTCGGTCGAAAACGAACCTTCCGAAACGGCTTCGGATCTTTTTTTAAGACTGAGAGTTCCCGCGATAACGAGAATCGGAAGTATGACTCCGAATCTTCCGATCAACATCGCGATTCCCATCATGGAATTGTAATACGGCGTATTCGCATTCAAACCGGCAAAGGCGCTCCCGTTGTTTCCCGCTCCGGATGAAAAGGCGTATAGAATTTCGGAAAGTCCGTGGGGTCCCCGATTCGTCAAAGAGGATAACGCGCTCGGCACGTTGAGCGTTACGGCGGTAAAAAGTAGAATCACAGTCGATGGCAACAGGATTCCCAGAATCGCCATTTGGATTTCCCGCTTTTCGATTTTTTTGCCGAGATACTCGGGGCTTCGGCCTACCATGATCCCGCTTAAAAAAACCGTGAGTAGAATAAACAGAACCATTCCGTACATTCCGGCTCCGACTCCGCCGAAGATCACTTCGCCGAGCTGCATATTCAACATCGCCACTAAACCTCCGATGGGAGAAAAACTATCGTGCATCGAGTTGACGGATCCGTTAGACGCAACCGTGGTCGCAGTTTCCCAAATCGCGCTGTTCAGAATTCCGAAACGGACTTCTTTCCCTTCCCAAAATCCGAAATTTCCGAACAAAGGGTTGTATGAGGATTCCGAAAACCATACGGCGAGAACGCCGGCGCAAAAAATCGTAAACATCGCTCCGAAAATCACCCATGCGTGTTTGAGATTTCCGACGATTCTCCCGTATAAAAAAACGCAGGCACCGGGCAGAATCAGGATCGATAACATTTGGAGAAAATTGGAAATCGGAGTCGGATTTTCAAACGGATGTGCGCTGTTGACTCCGAAAAAACCGCCGCCGTTGGTTCCGAGTTGTTTGATTGCGATCTGCGACGCGGCTGGACCTAAGGGAATCGCCTGCGTGCTTCCTTCGAGTGTGGTCGCGTTTACGTATTCCGAAAACGTTTGAACGACGCCCGTCCCGACGAGGATCGTCGCGAGGATCATCGATAAAGGGAGAAGAACGTATAACGTGCCTCGAATCAAATCCTTCCAAAAATTTCCGATCGCCGGATTTGCGTTGGTGGCAAATCCCCGAGAGACGGCCAGCAATACGCAGAATCCCGTCGCCGCGCTTACGAAGTTTTGAACCGTAAGTCCGACGGATTGAGAAAAATAACTGAGCGCCGATTCTCCGCTATAAGCCTGCCAGTTCGTGTTGGTCATAAAGCTGACCGCCGTATTGAACGCAAGAAAAGGATCGAGTCCCGCAAGATTTTGCGGATTCATAGGGAGGACGTTCTGAAAAAGCAGAATCGAAAAAAGCGCGATAAATCCGAAAAGGTTGAAAAGAAGAAGAGAGGTCGCATATTCTTTCCAATTCATTTCCGCTTTGAAATCAAAGCCGCAGATTCGATACAATACGCGCTCGAATCGGAGGGTCTCGGTAGCGGAAAAAACCGTATGCAGATAACTCCCCAGCATAGGAGATAGGATCGCAAGTGAAAATAGAAAGATGAAAAGTTGAATCCATTCCGTTGCCATAACTTCTCCTTAAAACTTTTCCGGTTTGAAGATCGAGTAGATCAGATACGCGATACAAATGCCGCTCAGACCGAGGGCGATGGTCGTTTCAAAATTCATAGATACGTGATTCCCGAATACCGGCGCTTGTTTCCGGTTGATGTATTCAAAGTAAATCACGAAGCGTCGAACGAGTCAAGATCGCTCGAGGTTAAACCTTGGAAAAGACGGTTAAGAAGTTGTTAAGTCGGTTAGAGAACTTCGACGGATAAAAAAGTGATGTCGTCTTGTGCTTGTTGTCCCGAAAGAAAGGATTGAACGTCCGAAAATACGGACTTTACCATTTCCGGAACGGGTTTGGTGGATTCCTTAAGGATCGATTCGAGCAGTCGGTCCTCGCCGAATTCCTCTTCGAAGGAGTTGAACTCCTCCACGATTCCGTCCGAAAAGAAAAACAACTTATCGCCTTGGGAGATTTCCAAAAATTGAGAATGATATTTGACCTTGTCCGAAATTCCGATGATCGGTCCGCTTTTCGATAAACGAGTAATCGTGGAACCGGAAAGAAAAAATTGATCCGGATGTCCCGCGGCCGAATAGGAAAGGGTTCCTTCCCCCGTGTCGACGTCCGCGATGAGGCAACTGAAAAAAGATTTGATCGCGCTGTATTTCGCGATGATCTCCTTGTTGAGTTCGGAAACGACTTCTCCCGGAGGAAGATCAAGATACTTTAAACTTTCGTATTCCGATTTTATCAACATGGTGACTAACGCCGCCTGCACTCCGTGCCCGGTCGCATCCGCCAGAAAGATTCTCACCTTGCCGGGAGAAATTTCCGCATAGTCGTAGATGTCGCCTCCGACCTCGTTCATCGGAATGTATTTCGTGAGGATATAGATTCCGCCTAACGTGACTTCGGGTTTCGGAAGAATCCGATCCTGAATTTTTTGCGCGTAGAGAAGGTCCTTTTGAATCAAGCTGATGGTGTTATTTAGTTCGGAAGTTCTTTCTATGACTTTCTCTTCGAGTTCTGCGTAGAGATTCGCATTTTCGATCGAAATCGCCGCCTGTCCCGCGATGAGTTCTAGGGTTTGAATCCTGTTCGGCGTGAACACTCCCTTGACCAATTGGTTTTCGAGATAAAGAACTCCTTTGAGGCTTCCCGCGTGAACGAGAGGAATACAGATCACGGATTGCGGACGTTTTTCTTTGATGTACTGATCCGTAAAATCCTTGATCGAGGAAGAATCGAATCCGCTCGTAGAGATCATTTTTCCCGTTCTAAATACGTAATTCAGATAGGAAACCGGATATTGCGTTTCGTCCAGCTCGGGAAGATTTTCGACCACGATTCCCGTTTCCCCGCTTTGACCCGCGAGAAAGACCATTAGGTTTTTATTATGTAAGTGAAAATAAATAGCACGCGTCGCGCCCGCGGTTTCCATCGCGATCTGAATGAGTTTTTTGAGGAGGT of Leptospira sanjuanensis contains these proteins:
- a CDS encoding potassium-transporting ATPase subunit F, translating into MNFETTIALGLSGICIAYLIYSIFKPEKF
- the kdpA gene encoding potassium-transporting ATPase subunit KdpA; protein product: MATEWIQLFIFLFSLAILSPMLGSYLHTVFSATETLRFERVLYRICGFDFKAEMNWKEYATSLLLFNLFGFIALFSILLFQNVLPMNPQNLAGLDPFLAFNTAVSFMTNTNWQAYSGESALSYFSQSVGLTVQNFVSAATGFCVLLAVSRGFATNANPAIGNFWKDLIRGTLYVLLPLSMILATILVGTGVVQTFSEYVNATTLEGSTQAIPLGPAASQIAIKQLGTNGGGFFGVNSAHPFENPTPISNFLQMLSILILPGACVFLYGRIVGNLKHAWVIFGAMFTIFCAGVLAVWFSESSYNPLFGNFGFWEGKEVRFGILNSAIWETATTVASNGSVNSMHDSFSPIGGLVAMLNMQLGEVIFGGVGAGMYGMVLFILLTVFLSGIMVGRSPEYLGKKIEKREIQMAILGILLPSTVILLFTAVTLNVPSALSSLTNRGPHGLSEILYAFSSGAGNNGSAFAGLNANTPYYNSMMGIAMLIGRFGVILPILVIAGTLSLKKRSEAVSEGSFSTEGGTFYALLLSVIVIVGALTFFPALTIGPILEHFIMFQGASF
- the kdpB gene encoding potassium-transporting ATPase subunit KdpB; this encodes MSRKSKVFFESGVIKEAYVNSFKKLSLRSQMKNPVMFIVFLGALFTAWIFFKDLFAGNYSSFNLQIGLWLWFTVLFANFAEAIAEGRGKARTDSLKKTRSNIVAKKMVGGNLQTVPGPTLKIGDIVVCEAGDLIPGDGEIIEGIASVDESAITGESAPVVRESGGDRSAVTGGTRVLSDRIVMRVTAEQGNTFLDKMIALVEGAKRQKTPNEIALTMLLSGLSFIFLIAVMSLPFFAEFVAKEGGEKADLSIPVLISLLVCLIPTTIAGLLSAIGISGMERLIRFNVISKSGKAIEAAGDIDILLLDKTGTITLGNREARAFFPAKGVEEKYLADVAQLSSLADETPEGRSVVVLAKEKFGFRERNLGEMEGEFIPFSASTKMSGVDFKKEGVVVRRIRKGAGDAIRVYLYNFSQKISEEMENVIRMIAQRGSTPILVAENDKLLGVIELKDIVKGGLKERFASLRKMGIRTVMITGDNQLTAAAIAAEAGVDDFLAEATPETKLKKIREQQSKGFLVAMIGDGTNDAPALAQSDVGVAMNTGTQTAREAGNMIDLDSNPSKLIEIVEIGKQLLMTRGALTTFSIANDVAKYFAILPALFGSFYAIQGEAGPLSALNLMQLGSQKSAVLSAVIFNALVIPALIPLALKGVAYRPLGADTILKRNLLIYGLGGIVTPFLGIKGIDLILTFLGLG